A genomic segment from Capra hircus breed San Clemente chromosome 15, ASM170441v1, whole genome shotgun sequence encodes:
- the LOC102171445 gene encoding olfactory receptor 52H1 — MVLFNLSSDNPGPFMLVGIPGLEQAHVWIGIPFCVIYIVAIVGNCILLYLILVERSLHEPMFFFLSMLAMTDLTLSTVGVPKTLSIFWLGAQEITFPGCLTQMFFLHYSFVLDSAILMAMAFDRYVAICSPLRYNTILTPKTIIKIVVGISFHSFCIILPDVFLLTRLPFCRTRIIPHTYCEHIGVAWLACADISINIWYGFCIPIMTVISDVILIAVSYTLILCAVFRLPSQEARQKALGTCGSHVCVILMFYTPAFFSILAHRFGHNVSHTFHIMFANLYIVIPPALNPIVYGVKTKQIREKVIILFSSKGTL; from the coding sequence ATGGTCCTTTTCAACCTGAGCAGTGACAACCCAGGACCCTTCATGCTGGTGGGGATCCCAGGCCTGGAGCAAGCCCATGTGTGGATTGGAATTCCCTTCTGTGTCATCTATATTGTAGCCATTGTGGGAAACTGCATCCTTCTCTACCTAATCTTAGTGGAGCGTAGCCTTCACGAACCcatgttcttctttctctccatGCTAGCCATGACTGACCTCACCTTGTCCACAGTTGGTGTTCCTAAAACACTCAGTATCTTTTGGCTTGGGGCTCAAGAGATCACATTCCCAGGGTGCCTCACACAAATGTTCTTCCTCCACTACAGCTTTGTCCTGGATTCAGCCATCCTGATGGCCATGGCAtttgaccgctatgtggccatctgttcTCCCTTGAGATACAACACTATCTTGACCCCCAAGACCATCATCAAGATTGTGGTGGGAATCTCCTTTCATAGTTTCTGCATCATCCTGCCTGATGTGTTCTTGCTCACACGACTGCCTTTCTGTAGGACACGCATTATACCACACACATACTGTGAGCACATAGGTGTTGCCTGGCTCGCCTGTGCGGACATCTCCATCAACATCTGGTATggcttttgcattcccatcatgACAGTCATCTCAGATGTGATTCtcattgctgtttcttacacacTCATCCTCTGTGCTGTCTTCCGCCTCCCCTCCCAAGAAGCCCGCCAGAAGGCCCTGGGCACCTGTGGTTCCCATGTCTGTGTCATCCTCATGTTTTATACACCTGCCTTTTTCTCCATCCTTGCCCACCGCTTTGGACACAATGTCTCCCACACTTTCCACATCATGTTTGCCAACCTCTACATTGTTATCCCACCTGCACTCAATCCCATTGTTTATGGAGTGAAGACCAAACAGATCAGAGAAAAGgtcatcattttattttccagcaAGGGTACATTATAA